From Streptomyces sp. NBC_01754, a single genomic window includes:
- a CDS encoding alpha/beta fold hydrolase, with protein MSETSAGAGDVAATATAAAAAGWRRAGFAGAAIGVLAAGAAAGVAVERLTVGRGMRKKARLALDASGPYGSLRGRPGRAVADDGTELYYEVDEVEPDTAPAPLGPQGGGAGSGSRRRRLFGRKVPGPVTVVFSHGYCLSQDSWHFQRAALRGLVRTVHWDQRSHGRSGRGRAQAEGVPLGIDQLGRDLKAVIDAAAPEGPLVLAGHSMGGMTMMALADRYPELVRDRVAAVAFVGTSSGKLGEVNFGLPVAGVNAVRRVLPGVLRALGSQTELVERGRRATTDLFAGLVKRYSFGSRDVDPAVSRFAERLIEATPIDVVAEFYPAFTEHDKSAALPAFRDVPVLILAGDKDLVTPSTHSEAIADRLPDAELVIVPDAGHLVMLEHPQTVTDRLADLLVRIGAVPGEAP; from the coding sequence GTGAGCGAGACCAGCGCGGGGGCGGGGGACGTGGCGGCGACGGCGACGGCCGCCGCGGCGGCCGGCTGGCGCCGGGCGGGGTTCGCCGGTGCGGCGATAGGGGTGCTCGCGGCGGGCGCGGCCGCCGGGGTCGCGGTCGAGCGGCTGACGGTCGGGCGCGGCATGCGCAAGAAGGCCCGGCTGGCCCTGGACGCCTCCGGCCCGTACGGCTCGCTGCGGGGACGGCCCGGCCGGGCCGTCGCGGACGACGGCACCGAGCTGTACTACGAGGTCGACGAGGTCGAACCGGACACCGCCCCGGCCCCGCTCGGCCCGCAGGGTGGCGGCGCGGGCTCCGGCTCACGCCGGCGCAGGCTCTTCGGCCGCAAGGTGCCCGGCCCCGTCACCGTCGTCTTCAGCCACGGCTACTGCCTCAGTCAGGACTCCTGGCACTTCCAGCGGGCCGCGCTGCGCGGTCTGGTCCGTACGGTGCACTGGGACCAGCGCAGCCACGGCCGGTCCGGGCGGGGCCGGGCGCAGGCCGAGGGCGTCCCGCTCGGCATCGACCAGCTGGGCCGCGACCTGAAGGCGGTCATCGACGCGGCGGCGCCCGAGGGGCCGTTGGTGCTGGCCGGGCACTCCATGGGCGGCATGACGATGATGGCGCTCGCCGACCGCTACCCGGAACTGGTCCGCGACCGGGTCGCGGCGGTCGCCTTCGTCGGTACGTCCAGCGGGAAGCTGGGTGAGGTGAACTTCGGGCTGCCGGTGGCGGGCGTCAACGCGGTGCGCCGGGTGCTGCCCGGAGTGCTGAGGGCGCTCGGCTCGCAGACGGAACTGGTGGAGCGGGGCCGGCGGGCGACGACGGACCTGTTCGCGGGGCTGGTCAAGCGGTACTCGTTCGGTTCCCGGGACGTGGACCCGGCGGTCTCGCGGTTCGCGGAGCGGCTCATCGAGGCCACCCCGATCGACGTGGTCGCCGAGTTCTACCCCGCCTTCACCGAGCACGACAAGAGCGCGGCGCTGCCCGCCTTCCGGGACGTCCCCGTGCTGATCCTGGCCGGTGACAAGGACCTGGTGACCCCCAGCACGCACAGCGAGGCCATCGCGGACCGGCTGCCGGACGCGGAACTGGTCATCGTGCCGGACGCCGGTCACCTGGTCATGCTGGAGCAC
- a CDS encoding holo-ACP synthase — MIIGVGIDVAEIERFGAALERTPQMRERLFRRRELLLPSGEQRGTASLAARFAAKEALAKALGAPGGLLWTDAEVCVEDSGRPRLEVRGTVAARAAELGVRSWHVSLSHDAGVASAVVIAEG; from the coding sequence GTGATCATCGGAGTCGGAATCGATGTGGCGGAGATCGAACGTTTCGGGGCGGCGCTGGAGCGTACGCCGCAGATGAGGGAGCGCCTCTTCCGGCGACGGGAGCTGCTGCTGCCGAGCGGGGAGCAGCGGGGGACCGCGTCGCTGGCGGCCCGGTTCGCCGCCAAGGAGGCCCTGGCCAAGGCGCTCGGGGCACCGGGCGGGCTGCTCTGGACGGACGCCGAGGTGTGCGTCGAGGACAGCGGCCGGCCCCGGCTGGAGGTCCGCGGAACGGTCGCGGCCCGGGCGGCGGAGCTGGGGGTGCGCAGCTGGCACGTCTCGCTGAGCCACGACGCGGGGGTGGCGTCGGCCGTCGTGATCGCGGAGGGTTGA
- a CDS encoding DUF488 domain-containing protein gives MGGPPAGRVRAVDDAVRVRRVYDQPEKDDGTRVLVDRLWPRGVSKEHAAVDVWAKEAAPSNELRAWYHQDPAGRYDDFVDRYRTELGDSAHREAVDELADLVRGSGAVTLITAVKDVGTSQVPVLAEYLEHATRRR, from the coding sequence ATGGGGGGACCGCCTGCCGGAAGGGTGAGAGCCGTGGACGACGCCGTACGCGTACGCAGGGTGTACGACCAGCCTGAGAAGGACGACGGGACCCGGGTCCTCGTGGACCGGTTGTGGCCGCGCGGGGTCTCCAAGGAGCACGCCGCCGTCGACGTGTGGGCCAAGGAGGCCGCCCCGTCGAACGAGCTCCGCGCCTGGTACCACCAGGACCCCGCCGGCCGTTACGACGACTTCGTGGACCGCTACCGCACCGAGCTCGGCGACTCCGCGCACCGGGAGGCCGTCGACGAGCTGGCCGATCTGGTGCGCGGGAGCGGCGCGGTCACGCTGATCACGGCCGTGAAGGACGTCGGGACCAGCCAGGTGCCGGTGCTGGCGGAGTATCTGGAGCACGCCACCCGCCGCCGCTGA
- the alr gene encoding alanine racemase, translated as MNETASLRARAEIDLAALRANVRVLRARASGAQLMAVVKSDAYGHGAVPCARAALEAGATWLGTATPQEALALREAGVGGRIMCWLWTPGGPWREAIEADIDVSVSGLWALREVVEAAIAAGRTARVQLKADTGLGRNGCQPADWPELVSTARAAEEAGVLRVTGLWSHFACADEPGHPSIAVQLTGFRDMTAYAEKEGVRPEVRHIANSPATLTLPESHFDLVRTGIAMYGLSPSPELGTPADFGLRPVMTLSAAVALVKEVPPGHGISYGHHYTTPAETTLALVPLGYADGVPRHASGRGPVLIDGAVRTVAGRVAMDQFVVDLGGGTPEPGARAVLFGPGDEGEPSAQDWAVAADTIAYEIVTRISGRVPRIHLHASPERG; from the coding sequence ATGAATGAGACAGCGTCGCTGAGAGCCCGTGCCGAGATCGACCTCGCCGCCCTGCGTGCCAACGTGCGCGTCCTGCGGGCGAGGGCGTCCGGGGCGCAGCTCATGGCCGTGGTGAAGTCCGACGCGTACGGGCACGGCGCGGTGCCCTGCGCGCGGGCCGCGCTGGAGGCCGGCGCCACCTGGCTGGGCACGGCGACCCCGCAGGAGGCCCTCGCCCTGCGGGAGGCCGGTGTGGGCGGCCGGATCATGTGCTGGCTGTGGACGCCGGGCGGGCCCTGGCGTGAGGCGATCGAGGCGGACATCGACGTCTCGGTGAGCGGGCTGTGGGCGCTGCGCGAGGTCGTGGAGGCCGCCATCGCGGCGGGCCGGACGGCCCGGGTCCAGCTCAAGGCCGACACCGGCCTGGGACGGAACGGCTGCCAGCCCGCCGACTGGCCGGAACTCGTCTCCACCGCCCGTGCCGCCGAGGAGGCGGGCGTCCTGCGCGTCACCGGCCTCTGGTCCCACTTCGCCTGCGCCGACGAGCCGGGCCACCCGTCGATCGCGGTCCAGCTGACGGGGTTCCGCGACATGACGGCGTACGCGGAGAAGGAGGGCGTGCGGCCCGAGGTGCGGCACATCGCCAACTCCCCGGCGACCCTGACCCTGCCCGAGTCCCACTTCGACCTGGTGCGCACCGGGATCGCCATGTACGGCCTCTCGCCCAGCCCCGAGTTGGGCACCCCGGCGGACTTCGGCCTGCGTCCCGTCATGACGCTCTCCGCCGCGGTGGCGCTGGTCAAGGAGGTCCCGCCGGGACACGGCATCAGCTACGGCCACCACTACACGACCCCCGCCGAGACGACGCTTGCCCTGGTGCCGCTCGGCTACGCGGACGGCGTCCCGCGCCACGCCTCCGGCCGGGGGCCGGTGCTGATCGACGGTGCCGTCCGTACCGTCGCGGGGCGCGTGGCCATGGACCAGTTCGTGGTCGACCTCGGCGGCGGCACCCCGGAGCCGGGCGCCCGCGCGGTGCTGTTCGGGCCGGGGGACGAGGGTGAGCCGAGCGCCCAGGACTGGGCGGTGGCGGCGGACACCATCGCGTACGAGATCGTCACCCGCATCAGCGGACGCGTACCCCGGATCCATCTGCACGCCTCCCCCGAGCGGGGCTGA
- a CDS encoding NAD(P)H-hydrate dehydratase yields the protein MRHAYSVETVRAAEQALTARLPEGALMRRAAAGLAVACGDLLRRIGRVYGSRVLLLVGGGDNGGDTLYAGAALARRGAGVRAVLTSPDKAHPGGLAALLAAGGQVIGAPGDFAPVHLVVDGVTGIGGRGGLRPDAERLVREATAGRAPVLAVDLPSGVEADTGRVRGAAVRADVTVTFGTYKPGLLIDPAAEYAGALHLVDIGLGPELPRRPDLEALQYADVATLLPVPSGESDKYRRGVVGVAAGSERYPGAAVLAVAGALHGGAGAVRYSGPGADAVIARFPETLVHPGRPSGAGRVQAWVVGPGLGDGSGAAEAVADVLAAGVPVLVDADGLRLMDGGTVRSRTAPTVLTPHAGEAAALLGVAREEVEAGRLDAVRELAARFGATVLLKGSTTLVAQDGDAPVRVNPTGTSWLATAGSGDVLSGLAGSLLAAGLDPRDAASVAAHLHGLAARHASDGAPVAARDVAEAIPAAWRDVCA from the coding sequence ATGCGACATGCGTACAGCGTTGAGACCGTACGGGCCGCCGAACAGGCGCTGACGGCACGTCTTCCGGAGGGCGCGCTGATGCGGCGCGCCGCCGCGGGACTGGCGGTGGCCTGCGGTGACCTGCTCCGGCGTATCGGGCGGGTGTACGGGTCCCGGGTGCTCCTCCTGGTCGGCGGCGGCGACAACGGCGGCGACACGCTCTACGCGGGCGCCGCCCTCGCCCGGCGCGGGGCGGGTGTCCGCGCGGTGCTGACCTCGCCGGACAAGGCGCATCCCGGCGGGCTCGCCGCGCTGCTCGCGGCGGGCGGGCAGGTGATCGGCGCCCCCGGGGACTTCGCGCCCGTGCACCTCGTCGTGGACGGCGTCACCGGGATCGGCGGCCGGGGCGGTCTGCGCCCGGACGCCGAGCGGCTGGTGCGGGAGGCGACGGCGGGACGGGCGCCGGTGCTCGCCGTGGACCTGCCGAGCGGCGTGGAGGCGGACACCGGCCGGGTGCGCGGCGCCGCCGTCCGGGCGGACGTCACGGTGACCTTCGGTACGTACAAGCCGGGCCTCCTGATCGACCCGGCCGCCGAGTACGCGGGCGCCCTGCACCTCGTCGACATCGGCCTGGGACCGGAGCTGCCCCGGCGTCCCGACCTGGAGGCCCTCCAGTACGCGGACGTGGCCACCCTGCTGCCCGTGCCGTCCGGCGAGAGCGACAAGTACCGGCGGGGCGTGGTCGGCGTGGCGGCCGGATCCGAGAGGTATCCGGGGGCGGCCGTCCTGGCCGTCGCGGGCGCGCTGCACGGGGGTGCGGGCGCGGTGCGGTACTCCGGTCCGGGCGCGGACGCGGTCATCGCCCGCTTCCCGGAGACGCTGGTGCACCCCGGGCGGCCGTCCGGGGCCGGGCGGGTGCAGGCGTGGGTCGTCGGGCCCGGGCTCGGCGACGGTTCCGGCGCGGCCGAGGCGGTGGCCGACGTGCTGGCCGCCGGCGTACCGGTGCTGGTGGACGCCGACGGGCTGCGGCTGATGGACGGCGGCACCGTGCGCTCCCGGACCGCGCCGACCGTGCTCACCCCGCACGCCGGGGAGGCGGCGGCCCTGCTGGGTGTGGCGCGCGAGGAGGTCGAGGCGGGGCGGCTCGACGCCGTACGGGAGCTGGCCGCGCGTTTCGGCGCCACGGTGCTGCTCAAGGGGTCCACGACCCTGGTCGCGCAGGACGGGGACGCGCCGGTGCGGGTCAATCCGACCGGTACGTCCTGGCTGGCCACGGCGGGCAGTGGTGACGTCCTGTCCGGGCTGGCCGGATCGCTGCTGGCGGCCGGGCTGGACCCGCGCGACGCGGCGTCGGTGGCCGCCCATCTGCACGGCCTGGCCGCCCGGCACGCCTCGGACGGGGCACCGGTGGCGGCACGGGACGTCGCGGAGGCGATTCCCGCGGCGTGGCGGGACGTGTGCGCGTGA